The following proteins are co-located in the Nonlabens ponticola genome:
- a CDS encoding alpha-ketoacid dehydrogenase subunit alpha/beta: MQVQETTEKELQKQDFKHEVINDYKLAVTSRECSLLGRREVLTGKAKFGIFGDGKELPQIAWARAFKNGDFRSGYYRDQTFMMAIGELTIEQFFAGLYANTDLAHEPMSAGRQMGGHFATHSLNEDGSWKRLVDQKNSSADISPTAAQMPRLLGLAQASKIYRHNDLIDDNNGFSNKGNEVAWGTIGNASTSEGHFWETFNAGGVLQVPMVISVWDDEYGISVHARHQTTKEDISTIQAGFQRDENHDGYEIFKVKGWNYPELVETYEKAGSIARDEHVPILIHVHELTQPQGHSTSGSHERYKDEDRLAWEREHDCNVKFREWILENNLSTADELEALEKDIKKQVREGKKAAWNNYLAPILAERDELVSLLNQVVSVSSNKNFIQPLVTELSNIKEPIRKEVLATARKIARLTLGETHDTIKQLNEWISNYNNTLSDTYGGHLYSQSQWAATNIESVAPQYADNPEEVDARVIMRDNFDAIFAKYPESLIFGEDAGEIGDVNQGLEGMQEKYGELRVADAGIREATILGQGIGMAMRGLRPIAEIQYLDYLLYCLQLMSDDLATLQYRTGGRQKAPVIIRTRGHRLEGIWHSGSPMGGIINLVRGIHVLVPRNMTQAAGFYNTMMASDEPALIVECLNGYRLKEQLPSNLGEFKTPLGKIETLKEGNDLTIVSYGSTLRIVMEAADFLTQVGVDVEVIDVQSLLPFDIEHEIIESVKKTNRLLVVDEDVPGGASAFILQSIVDGQNAWRYLDSKPQCLTAKDHRPAYGTDGDYFSKPSADDVFDKAYNIMNEANPSKYPSKA; this comes from the coding sequence ATGCAGGTACAGGAAACCACAGAAAAAGAACTTCAAAAACAAGACTTTAAACACGAGGTCATCAACGATTACAAGCTAGCAGTCACAAGCCGTGAGTGTAGTTTGCTGGGTCGTCGTGAGGTACTTACTGGTAAGGCAAAGTTTGGAATCTTTGGCGATGGTAAGGAATTACCGCAAATTGCCTGGGCACGAGCTTTTAAGAATGGAGATTTTCGCAGTGGATACTATCGGGATCAGACATTCATGATGGCGATAGGAGAATTAACCATTGAACAATTTTTTGCTGGATTGTATGCAAATACTGATCTAGCGCATGAACCAATGAGTGCCGGACGTCAAATGGGTGGTCATTTTGCAACCCATAGTTTGAATGAAGATGGCTCATGGAAAAGACTAGTAGATCAAAAAAACTCTAGTGCAGATATTAGTCCAACGGCTGCCCAAATGCCCAGATTATTAGGACTGGCACAAGCATCCAAAATATATCGTCACAACGATCTCATAGATGATAATAACGGTTTCTCAAATAAAGGAAATGAAGTTGCTTGGGGTACAATAGGTAATGCAAGTACCAGTGAAGGTCACTTCTGGGAAACTTTTAATGCTGGTGGCGTGCTTCAAGTACCTATGGTAATTAGCGTTTGGGACGACGAGTACGGTATCTCAGTACATGCGAGACATCAAACCACTAAGGAAGATATAAGCACCATTCAAGCAGGATTCCAGCGTGATGAAAATCATGATGGTTATGAAATATTCAAAGTAAAAGGATGGAATTATCCAGAGCTTGTTGAAACCTATGAGAAAGCAGGTAGCATCGCTCGTGATGAGCATGTACCAATATTAATCCACGTGCATGAGCTCACGCAACCGCAAGGCCACAGTACCAGTGGATCACACGAACGCTATAAAGATGAGGATAGACTTGCGTGGGAACGTGAACATGATTGTAATGTAAAATTCCGTGAGTGGATTCTGGAAAACAATCTTTCTACCGCTGATGAGTTGGAAGCCCTCGAAAAAGATATTAAAAAACAAGTGCGTGAAGGCAAAAAAGCTGCGTGGAATAACTACCTAGCTCCTATCCTTGCAGAGCGTGATGAACTAGTGTCATTACTCAACCAGGTAGTTTCAGTTTCTTCAAACAAGAACTTTATTCAACCATTGGTTACTGAGTTATCAAACATCAAAGAACCTATACGCAAGGAAGTACTTGCAACTGCTAGAAAAATAGCACGATTGACATTAGGTGAGACCCATGATACCATCAAGCAATTGAATGAATGGATCTCAAATTATAATAATACCCTATCTGATACGTACGGTGGCCACTTATATAGTCAATCACAGTGGGCTGCAACTAATATCGAATCGGTTGCTCCGCAATATGCTGATAATCCTGAGGAAGTTGATGCGCGCGTGATCATGCGTGATAATTTTGATGCGATTTTTGCCAAGTATCCAGAGTCACTCATTTTTGGAGAAGATGCAGGAGAAATAGGCGATGTAAATCAAGGTCTAGAAGGAATGCAAGAAAAGTATGGCGAGCTGCGTGTTGCAGATGCCGGGATACGTGAAGCAACTATTCTAGGACAAGGTATTGGGATGGCCATGAGAGGCCTGCGCCCTATCGCAGAGATTCAATATCTAGATTACCTACTCTACTGCCTGCAACTCATGAGCGATGACCTTGCCACTTTACAGTATAGAACTGGTGGTAGGCAAAAAGCTCCAGTAATCATAAGAACTAGAGGTCACCGATTGGAAGGTATATGGCACAGTGGCTCACCTATGGGTGGTATCATTAATCTAGTGCGCGGTATTCATGTTTTGGTACCTAGAAACATGACTCAAGCTGCAGGATTTTACAACACCATGATGGCTAGCGACGAGCCAGCTTTAATAGTTGAGTGTCTCAATGGTTATCGCCTTAAAGAACAATTACCTTCAAATCTGGGCGAATTCAAGACACCATTAGGTAAAATAGAAACTTTGAAAGAAGGAAACGACCTAACCATCGTCTCTTACGGCTCAACCTTACGTATCGTGATGGAAGCTGCAGATTTTCTAACGCAAGTAGGCGTTGACGTAGAAGTTATTGATGTGCAATCCTTATTGCCATTTGATATAGAGCATGAGATTATTGAGAGCGTTAAGAAAACGAACAGGTTGCTAGTCGTGGATGAAGATGTTCCAGGTGGTGCAAGTGCCTTTATATTACAATCTATAGTTGATGGCCAAA
- a CDS encoding gluzincin family metallopeptidase, producing the protein MSLKFLRLLFLVIPMLAAAQHSTNIIATLDADQDVMTIRQTIVVVNDSDQAWNEVIFLDWANAFVNTQTPLAARFAQDFKNNFEFSSDRDRGYTRIDSATAARYNFSRVENQPDILKIDLDNPLLPGSSQEFRLNYEVKIPENDFTSYGVTSSGNYDLRYWYLHPAVFKDGKWDYFSHKDLDDFYGAPLDVKVSLHIPSALNATSNITTITVAPGKNKNSYLFEGEGFQEILLHLDKRPGKFTYYPTPQATIVSDIQEKDLNFDEKLKINEKITAYLGERLGDYKHDQLLLSDRYYRESPVYGLSSLPDFINPFPDGFSYEIRMLKTLTRKWVETGVRTNPRENFWLQQAIIVSIIMDYQEIHYPDLKLAGKFSDFFGLRSFNAAKLKFNEQYPLLYLNTSRLNLDQAITTPSDELVKYNQELGIPYKAAVGLQYLDDYLDNDNVEQAIKQLYQLSNNRIVDGHDFQELLEQSSQQPTAWFFDDYITQHQRMDWKIKRVKKSTDSVDIVIKNKSDRVIPVSVYSLFNDSIVSKKYIPGFIGDTTVTLSRKLANRVAVNYEKLLPEFSQRDNYRTLKGLPSLSRPLSVKLFKDVEDPTRTEVFVMPDVGYNLYDGLTIGPRFYNGNLLSKPFRYSIKPTYGFGSNKLVGSIGLSYAHPIEDRDQRLFQVRYGAGANTFSYEDDLMYRRVSGFMNLAFRPEDLRSNMRQSLTIRNIWVNRDRDPASPVEDPDYNVFALNWNHSDPNLKRFFSYNVGTEISAQFGKVTGRIEWRKLFKDQRQLNLRLYAGSFIYNDTGDNDFFSFALDRPTDYLFDYDYYGRSEDSGLFSQQYIVAEGGFKSQLEPAFANEWITTANASYSIWKYIFAYGDVGFVKNKFENPQFVYDSGIRLNLLQDFFELYFPVYSNNGWEIAQENYDQKIRFIVTLELGLFIKLFKRRWY; encoded by the coding sequence ATGTCCTTAAAATTTTTGAGGCTTTTATTCCTTGTAATACCTATGCTTGCTGCGGCACAGCATAGTACCAATATTATAGCAACTCTTGATGCAGATCAAGATGTGATGACTATCAGGCAAACCATTGTTGTTGTCAATGATAGCGATCAGGCATGGAATGAAGTGATTTTTCTTGATTGGGCAAATGCGTTTGTAAATACACAAACGCCGCTGGCTGCTAGGTTTGCTCAAGATTTTAAAAACAACTTTGAATTCTCAAGTGATAGAGATCGTGGTTATACTAGAATCGATTCTGCTACTGCAGCGCGTTACAACTTTTCACGGGTCGAGAATCAGCCAGACATCCTTAAAATTGATTTAGATAATCCACTATTACCAGGATCAAGTCAAGAATTTCGATTGAACTATGAGGTAAAGATTCCTGAAAATGATTTTACAAGTTATGGAGTAACAAGTAGCGGTAATTATGATTTGAGATACTGGTACTTGCATCCAGCGGTATTCAAGGATGGCAAATGGGACTACTTCTCACATAAGGATCTGGACGACTTTTATGGAGCGCCACTAGATGTCAAGGTATCATTGCATATACCGTCAGCGCTCAATGCAACAAGTAACATTACCACAATAACTGTCGCACCCGGTAAGAATAAGAACAGCTACCTATTTGAAGGTGAAGGATTTCAAGAAATTTTGCTTCATCTAGATAAGCGTCCAGGAAAATTTACTTATTACCCAACACCACAGGCGACCATTGTAAGCGATATCCAAGAAAAGGATCTCAATTTTGATGAAAAGCTTAAGATCAATGAAAAGATCACCGCTTATCTGGGTGAACGATTAGGTGACTATAAACATGACCAGCTACTATTGTCTGACCGTTATTATCGTGAGAGTCCTGTTTATGGTTTAAGCAGTTTGCCAGATTTTATTAATCCGTTTCCTGATGGTTTTAGCTATGAGATACGCATGCTTAAGACCTTGACTCGTAAATGGGTCGAGACTGGAGTGCGCACTAATCCTAGAGAAAATTTCTGGTTGCAACAAGCGATTATCGTGAGTATCATAATGGATTATCAGGAAATTCACTATCCTGACCTGAAGCTTGCAGGTAAATTTAGTGATTTCTTTGGGCTGCGCAGTTTCAATGCTGCCAAACTCAAATTCAACGAGCAATATCCACTACTCTATCTCAATACATCTAGACTTAACCTAGATCAGGCGATTACCACGCCATCCGATGAGCTGGTCAAGTATAATCAAGAGTTGGGAATACCCTACAAAGCAGCCGTTGGGCTACAGTATCTGGACGATTACCTAGACAATGACAATGTTGAGCAAGCCATCAAACAGCTGTACCAACTTAGTAACAACCGTATTGTTGACGGGCATGATTTTCAAGAATTGCTGGAACAATCTAGCCAGCAGCCTACTGCCTGGTTTTTTGATGATTATATCACCCAGCACCAGCGCATGGACTGGAAGATCAAACGCGTCAAAAAGTCAACGGACTCGGTGGATATTGTGATCAAGAATAAATCTGATCGAGTAATTCCTGTTTCCGTTTACAGCTTGTTCAATGATTCAATCGTGAGCAAAAAGTATATACCTGGTTTTATAGGCGATACAACTGTTACGCTTTCGCGAAAGCTTGCAAACCGCGTAGCCGTTAACTATGAAAAATTACTACCTGAATTCTCACAGCGTGACAACTACCGCACGTTAAAAGGCTTGCCGTCATTAAGTAGACCGCTAAGTGTAAAACTGTTCAAAGATGTGGAAGACCCGACAAGAACCGAGGTTTTTGTGATGCCAGACGTCGGGTACAATCTTTATGATGGATTGACGATTGGACCTCGTTTTTACAACGGTAATCTATTGAGTAAGCCCTTTAGATACAGTATTAAACCCACTTATGGCTTTGGGTCCAACAAACTTGTGGGCTCTATTGGTTTGAGTTATGCGCACCCCATAGAGGATCGTGACCAGCGATTATTCCAGGTGAGATATGGTGCTGGCGCCAATACCTTTTCATACGAGGATGACTTGATGTATAGGCGTGTTTCTGGTTTTATGAATCTCGCGTTCAGACCAGAGGATTTGCGTAGTAACATGAGACAATCATTGACTATACGTAACATTTGGGTAAATAGGGATCGCGATCCAGCCAGTCCTGTTGAAGATCCAGATTACAATGTGTTTGCATTGAATTGGAATCATTCTGATCCTAATTTGAAGCGCTTCTTTTCGTACAATGTAGGTACTGAAATCTCAGCACAATTCGGTAAAGTGACAGGTCGTATTGAATGGAGAAAACTTTTTAAAGACCAGCGTCAGCTCAATTTGAGGTTATATGCCGGCAGCTTTATTTATAATGACACTGGTGATAATGACTTCTTCTCTTTTGCACTAGATCGACCTACAGATTATCTGTTTGACTATGATTACTACGGTAGATCAGAGGATAGCGGTTTATTCTCACAACAATACATCGTTGCAGAAGGTGGTTTTAAATCTCAATTAGAACCTGCATTTGCCAACGAATGGATTACCACGGCAAATGCTTCTTACAGCATCTGGAAATACATTTTTGCATACGGTGATGTAGGTTTTGTAAAGAACAAATTTGAGAACCCGCAATTTGTTTATGATAGTGGTATAAGACTCAATTTGTTACAGGATTTCTTTGAATTATATTTTCCCGTTTACAGTAATAATGGCTGGGAAATAGCGCAGGAAAACTATGACCAGAAAATACGCTTTATCGTTACGCTGGAATTAGGCTTATTTATCAAATTATTCAAGAGACGCTGGTACTAG
- a CDS encoding LOG family protein, translating into MRKEIREKGWNDLKTNDSWATFKILSEFVMGFERMSRIGPCVSIFGSARLKPDNEYYQLATEVAEKICENGYGVITGGGPGIMEAGNKGAHLAGGTSVGLNIALPFEQHDNPYIDSDKSLDFDYFFARKVMFVKYSQGFVVMPGGFGTLDELFEAITLIQTKKIGRFPIILMGSEFWEGLLDWIKSTLDKKFFTISPEDIDLLHVVDTSDEAVKIINDFYNQYALSPNF; encoded by the coding sequence ATGAGAAAAGAAATACGTGAGAAAGGTTGGAATGATTTGAAAACCAACGATAGTTGGGCAACCTTCAAAATATTATCAGAATTTGTAATGGGATTTGAGCGCATGAGCCGAATAGGGCCGTGTGTTTCCATTTTTGGTAGTGCGAGGCTTAAACCAGACAACGAATACTACCAACTAGCGACTGAAGTTGCAGAGAAGATTTGCGAGAATGGTTACGGTGTGATTACTGGTGGTGGTCCAGGAATAATGGAAGCTGGTAACAAAGGTGCACACCTTGCTGGTGGTACATCAGTCGGCTTGAATATTGCATTGCCTTTTGAGCAGCACGACAATCCTTATATTGATAGCGATAAAAGCCTTGATTTTGATTACTTCTTTGCCCGCAAAGTAATGTTTGTCAAGTATTCTCAAGGATTTGTGGTGATGCCTGGTGGTTTTGGTACACTGGATGAATTATTTGAAGCTATTACCTTGATACAGACTAAAAAAATAGGACGATTCCCAATTATATTAATGGGATCAGAATTTTGGGAAGGCCTGCTAGACTGGATTAAAAGCACGCTTGATAAAAAATTCTTTACCATAAGTCCAGAAGATATTGATTTGCTGCATGTCGTGGACACCAGTGATGAAGCTGTTAAGATCATAAACGACTTCTACAATCAGTATGCATTGAGCCCTAACTTCTAG
- the uvrA gene encoding excinuclease ABC subunit UvrA gives MSQVEEFIEVQGARVHNLKNIDVNIPREKLVVITGLSGSGKSSLAFDTIYAEGQRRYIETFSAYARQFLGGLERPDVDKIDGLSPVIAIEQKTTSKSPRSTVGTITEIYDFLRLLYARASDAYSYNTGEKMVSYSDDQIRDLIMEEYDGQRINILAPVIRSRKGHYRELFEQIAKQGFVKVRVDGVIVDITKGMKLDRYKTHDIEMVIDRLAVSDDENDRKRLEDSIKTALYHGNDIAMIVPHGEKEGRYFSRNLMCPSTGISYPEPEPNNFSFNSPKGACPTCNGIGTLFKVNDKKIIPDTSLSIKKGGLAPYPDNKKNWIFKQLELIAQKFDFKLTDPLESVPDEAIQMILYGGKDSLEVNSKELGVKRNYKIDFEGIANFIEQTYKNNDSTSLQRWAKSFMDRVMCSTCEGSRLRKESMYFKVNEKNIAQLAHMDIVQLVDWFNVLESKLSRKQKQIATELLKEIKERLQFLLDVGLDYLSLNRSAKSLSGGEAQRIRLATQIGSQLVGVLYILDEPSIGLHQRDNEKLINSLESLRDVGNSVIVVEHDKDMIERADHVIDIGPRAGKYGGEIISQGTPQEILSHDTVTAQYLNGKMEIEIPKKRRKGNGKKISLKGCTGNNLKNVSVDFPLGKMIVVSGVSGSGKSTLINETLYPIMNAHFFNGVKVPMPYKSIKGLDHADKVIDINQSPIGRTPRSNPATYTGTFSEIRSLFAKTPEALIRGYKPGRFSFNVTGGRCETCKGGGLRVIEMNFLPDVYVTCETCQGKRFNRETLEIRYKGKSISDVLNMTINEATDFFEPIPKIYRKLKTIKDVGLGYITLGQQSTTLSGGEAQRIKLATELSKRDTGNTFYILDEPTTGLHFEDIRVLLQVLNKLVDKGNTVLVIEHNMDVIKIADHVIDIGLEGGRGGGEVIATGTPEKVAKNEVSHTARFLKKELK, from the coding sequence ATGTCACAAGTAGAAGAATTTATAGAGGTTCAAGGCGCACGAGTCCATAATCTTAAAAATATTGATGTCAACATACCACGTGAAAAGCTTGTGGTAATCACTGGTCTATCTGGATCAGGTAAAAGTTCTCTAGCATTTGACACCATCTATGCCGAAGGTCAGCGCAGATACATCGAGACATTCAGTGCCTATGCCAGACAATTTCTAGGTGGACTGGAACGACCAGATGTTGATAAAATTGATGGACTTTCTCCAGTAATTGCTATTGAGCAAAAAACCACTTCAAAAAGTCCTCGCAGTACCGTGGGAACCATTACAGAAATCTATGATTTCTTGAGATTATTGTACGCTCGTGCCAGCGATGCCTACTCTTATAATACTGGTGAGAAAATGGTAAGTTATTCTGATGATCAGATACGCGACTTGATTATGGAAGAATATGATGGACAGCGCATCAATATACTTGCACCCGTCATAAGATCAAGAAAAGGTCACTATCGCGAATTGTTTGAACAAATTGCCAAACAAGGTTTTGTCAAAGTGCGCGTCGATGGAGTAATCGTCGATATCACCAAGGGCATGAAATTGGATCGTTATAAAACCCATGATATTGAAATGGTCATCGATAGACTGGCTGTTAGTGATGATGAGAACGACCGCAAGCGGCTGGAAGACTCCATCAAGACAGCACTCTACCATGGCAACGACATCGCCATGATCGTACCGCATGGCGAGAAAGAAGGCAGGTACTTTTCTAGAAACCTTATGTGTCCATCGACAGGCATCTCATATCCAGAGCCAGAGCCTAATAATTTCTCATTCAATTCACCTAAAGGTGCGTGTCCTACCTGTAATGGAATAGGTACACTCTTCAAGGTGAATGATAAAAAAATCATTCCAGACACCTCATTATCCATTAAAAAAGGTGGTCTTGCGCCCTATCCTGATAACAAGAAAAACTGGATTTTCAAGCAACTGGAGCTTATTGCTCAAAAGTTTGACTTTAAACTGACAGATCCTTTAGAGTCTGTACCTGACGAGGCAATACAGATGATTCTTTATGGTGGCAAGGATTCATTAGAAGTCAATAGCAAGGAACTAGGCGTTAAACGCAATTACAAGATTGACTTTGAAGGTATTGCAAATTTCATTGAGCAAACCTACAAGAACAATGATAGCACTAGCCTGCAACGCTGGGCAAAGAGTTTTATGGATCGTGTCATGTGTTCTACTTGTGAAGGCAGCAGATTGCGCAAAGAATCTATGTATTTCAAGGTAAATGAGAAAAATATCGCACAGCTGGCCCACATGGATATCGTGCAGTTGGTTGATTGGTTTAATGTTTTGGAGAGTAAGCTTTCGCGAAAGCAAAAACAAATAGCCACTGAATTATTGAAAGAGATAAAAGAGCGTCTACAATTTTTACTGGACGTTGGTCTTGATTACTTATCCCTAAATAGAAGTGCAAAATCATTATCTGGTGGTGAAGCACAGCGTATCAGGCTGGCAACCCAAATAGGATCGCAGCTAGTCGGTGTTCTGTATATTCTTGATGAACCTAGCATAGGCTTGCATCAACGAGATAATGAGAAATTGATCAACTCGCTCGAGAGCTTGCGCGATGTAGGTAACAGCGTGATTGTAGTAGAACACGATAAAGACATGATTGAACGTGCAGATCATGTCATCGATATAGGACCGCGCGCGGGAAAATATGGCGGCGAGATCATTAGTCAAGGAACGCCGCAAGAAATTTTGTCACATGATACCGTTACCGCTCAATACCTAAACGGTAAAATGGAGATCGAGATTCCTAAAAAACGCCGAAAAGGAAACGGTAAGAAGATAAGTTTGAAAGGTTGTACGGGTAATAATTTAAAGAATGTATCAGTTGACTTTCCGCTAGGTAAAATGATTGTGGTCAGTGGTGTTTCTGGTAGTGGTAAATCCACGCTTATTAATGAAACGCTATATCCTATTATGAACGCGCACTTTTTTAATGGTGTAAAAGTTCCTATGCCTTACAAGAGTATCAAGGGTCTGGACCACGCCGATAAGGTGATCGATATTAACCAAAGCCCTATAGGTCGCACGCCGCGATCAAATCCTGCAACCTACACGGGAACCTTCAGTGAGATACGCAGTTTGTTTGCCAAAACTCCTGAGGCGCTGATAAGAGGTTATAAGCCAGGACGTTTTAGCTTTAATGTCACTGGTGGTCGCTGTGAGACTTGTAAAGGTGGTGGCTTGCGTGTTATTGAAATGAATTTTTTGCCTGATGTCTACGTTACCTGTGAGACTTGTCAAGGAAAGCGTTTTAACCGCGAAACACTTGAAATACGTTACAAGGGAAAATCCATAAGCGATGTTCTCAACATGACCATTAACGAGGCGACCGACTTTTTTGAACCTATCCCAAAAATTTATCGCAAACTCAAAACAATAAAGGATGTAGGTCTAGGTTACATTACCTTAGGGCAACAATCAACAACCCTATCTGGTGGTGAAGCGCAGCGTATTAAACTAGCAACCGAGCTTTCAAAGCGCGATACGGGAAATACCTTTTATATACTAGATGAGCCGACAACTGGATTGCACTTTGAAGATATTAGAGTATTATTACAGGTTCTTAATAAATTGGTAGATAAAGGAAATACCGTACTGGTCATAGAGCATAATATGGATGTTATAAAAATAGCAGACCATGTAATCGACATAGGACTTGAAGGCGGTCGCGGCGGCGGTGAGGTGATCGCCACAGGAACACCAGAAAAAGTAGCCAAAAACGAAGTGAGCCATACAGCACGCTTCCTTAAAAAAGAATTGAAGTAG
- a CDS encoding MauE/DoxX family redox-associated membrane protein, producing MRNFYLRTDIKTIIYGITRVGLGIYLLSHAAMAFMDFDQFMATALSYFPEDSGLSFLAYLTPIVPFMEFFLAVMILAGIYTKLALKWAIGIGIFFTVFFHYTGDLDGALTHSYSLLVKIFLLFTIFYNKFSLDYYNMWKVSQESSESHSHLL from the coding sequence ATGAGAAATTTTTACTTAAGAACTGATATCAAAACCATTATCTATGGCATCACTAGAGTAGGTCTAGGTATTTACCTATTGAGTCATGCCGCCATGGCCTTTATGGATTTTGATCAATTCATGGCAACGGCACTTTCTTATTTTCCAGAAGATTCTGGACTTTCCTTTCTAGCTTATTTGACTCCTATAGTTCCGTTTATGGAATTTTTCTTAGCTGTAATGATCTTGGCAGGGATTTATACTAAACTAGCCTTAAAGTGGGCGATAGGTATAGGAATATTTTTCACCGTATTTTTTCATTACACAGGCGATCTCGATGGTGCATTGACACATTCCTATTCATTACTAGTCAAGATTTTCCTATTGTTTACAATCTTCTACAATAAGTTCTCACTAGATTACTACAATATGTGGAAGGTGTCTCAAGAATCTAGCGAGTCACACTCACACCTGTTATAG
- a CDS encoding inorganic diphosphatase, producing the protein MKTHPWHDISPGDNVPETVTGIIEIPKNTRAKYELDKESGMLILDRVIYSSMYYPTNYGFIPQTYCDDNDPLDILVLSQIEIVPMCLVEAKVIGVMQMMDGGEMDDKIIAVAANDMSVAHFNDVHELPEYWLKEMRNFFEDYKKLENKTVDVEDFQGREKAMEIVQQSIVDYKEKFKK; encoded by the coding sequence ATGAAAACACACCCATGGCACGATATATCGCCTGGAGATAATGTTCCTGAAACGGTTACCGGCATTATCGAGATACCAAAAAATACAAGAGCTAAATATGAGTTAGATAAAGAGTCTGGTATGTTGATCCTCGATCGAGTGATCTACAGCAGCATGTACTACCCGACCAATTATGGCTTTATACCACAAACTTATTGTGATGATAATGACCCGCTGGATATACTTGTATTATCTCAAATTGAGATTGTGCCTATGTGTCTTGTAGAGGCTAAGGTTATAGGTGTGATGCAAATGATGGATGGTGGCGAGATGGATGACAAGATCATTGCTGTTGCTGCAAATGACATGAGTGTCGCGCACTTTAATGACGTGCATGAGCTACCAGAATACTGGCTTAAGGAAATGCGCAATTTCTTTGAAGATTATAAAAAGCTAGAAAACAAAACGGTTGACGTTGAGGATTTTCAAGGGCGCGAGAAAGCCATGGAAATCGTACAGCAATCCATTGTAGATTATAAAGAGAAATTTAAAAAGTAG
- a CDS encoding vWA domain-containing protein yields the protein MTRQERSGFKFEHYSAKELDPFDKLFDIFKELITHTSGDFDEAIDWLRELDKEYKLTTPEYTIDDFIEDLKQRGYIREEFDPNGSDGTGDGESSFTITAKTEQLLRKHALDQIFGNMRKGNSGNHKTKKMGTGDEHTGEFREYRFGDGLDRISMTESLRNAQINHGMDDFYLSENDLVVEDTQFKAQMSTVLMIDISHSMILYGEDRITPAKKVAMALAELITSRYPKDTLDIIVFGNDAWPIKIADLPYLKVGPYHTNTVAGLQLAMDILRRKRNTNKQIFMITDGKPSCLRLKDGRYYKNSNGLDEYIVDKCYTMAAQARRLHIPITTFMIANDPYLQRFIDEFTEANQGKAFYTGLQGLGEMIFQDYEANRKKRLR from the coding sequence ATGACGAGACAGGAAAGAAGCGGTTTTAAATTTGAGCATTATAGTGCCAAGGAACTGGATCCTTTTGACAAGCTATTTGACATCTTTAAAGAGCTTATCACACATACCTCAGGAGATTTTGACGAGGCGATCGACTGGTTGCGAGAGCTTGATAAGGAATACAAGCTGACCACGCCAGAATATACTATCGATGATTTTATTGAGGATTTAAAACAGCGCGGTTACATACGTGAAGAGTTTGATCCTAACGGCAGCGATGGAACTGGTGACGGTGAGAGCTCTTTTACCATCACCGCCAAAACTGAGCAATTATTGCGCAAACACGCGCTAGATCAGATTTTTGGTAACATGCGCAAGGGCAACAGCGGTAACCATAAGACTAAAAAGATGGGAACTGGCGACGAGCATACGGGCGAGTTTAGGGAATACAGATTTGGCGATGGGCTAGATCGTATTTCCATGACCGAGAGTTTGCGCAACGCACAGATCAATCACGGTATGGATGATTTTTATCTTTCAGAAAATGATTTGGTGGTCGAGGATACCCAATTCAAAGCGCAGATGAGCACGGTGCTCATGATTGATATATCTCACTCAATGATTTTATATGGTGAGGATCGCATCACACCAGCCAAGAAAGTTGCCATGGCGCTAGCAGAACTCATTACTAGTAGATATCCTAAGGATACGCTGGATATCATCGTTTTTGGTAACGATGCATGGCCTATTAAGATTGCAGATTTACCTTATTTAAAAGTAGGACCGTATCATACAAACACAGTTGCTGGATTGCAGCTTGCCATGGATATACTGCGTCGCAAACGCAATACCAACAAGCAAATTTTCATGATTACTGATGGTAAGCCCAGCTGCTTGCGGTTAAAGGATGGCAGGTATTATAAAAATAGTAATGGACTCGATGAGTACATTGTGGACAAGTGTTACACAATGGCCGCACAAGCCCGCAGATTACACATTCCTATCACGACCTTTATGATTGCAAACGATCCTTACCTGCAAAGATTTATAGATGAGTTTACTGAGGCCAATCAAGGCAAGGCATTTTACACTGGATTGCAAGGTTTAGGTGAAATGATCTTCCAGGATTATGAAGCAAACAGAAAGAAGAGGTTGAGGTAG